The following coding sequences are from one Prochlorococcus sp. MIT 0604 window:
- a CDS encoding HupE/UreJ family protein has protein sequence MFVLATVQIVKNVHQAKITNLSRKMNSKNYVHQNLRVPLIIIPVYLFFISICNPVFAHHPFGMGESSTLTSWQGFISGIGHLLLGPDHLLFILAISLIGLRFPTKWILPLLGFGLIGSAIAQILLFPEFIIPYAEALVSLSLVVESMIILGYLPSSLLLPLISLHGYLIGGAIVGAEQSPLLSYFLGIFIGQGTLLLIALYLSERIGKILKSKNLVSGILIGIGAAFSWVALID, from the coding sequence CTGTTTGTCCTTGCGACTGTACAGATTGTGAAGAATGTTCATCAGGCAAAAATCACTAATTTAAGTAGAAAAATGAATTCTAAAAATTATGTTCATCAGAACTTAAGAGTCCCTTTAATAATTATTCCTGTATATTTGTTTTTTATTAGTATCTGCAATCCAGTATTTGCTCATCATCCATTTGGTATGGGTGAAAGTTCTACATTAACTTCTTGGCAGGGATTTATCAGTGGTATTGGTCATCTCTTATTAGGTCCAGACCATCTACTTTTTATTTTGGCAATAAGTCTTATTGGATTGAGATTCCCAACAAAATGGATATTACCTTTATTAGGTTTTGGTTTAATTGGAAGTGCTATTGCGCAAATTTTGTTATTTCCAGAATTTATTATTCCCTACGCAGAAGCATTAGTATCTTTAAGCTTAGTTGTAGAAAGTATGATCATTTTGGGCTATTTGCCAAGCTCATTACTTTTACCCTTGATTTCTTTGCATGGTTACTTGATAGGAGGTGCGATTGTTGGTGCTGAGCAAAGTCCTCTATTAAGTTACTTTTTAGGGATATTTATAGGGCAAGGAACTTTGCTATTAATAGCCCTATACTTATCAGAACGCATTGGAAAAATTTTAAAAAGTAAAAATTTAGTTTCAGGAATTTTAATTGGTATTGGAGCAGCTTTTTCATGGGTTGCACTTATTGATTAA
- a CDS encoding DUF3721 domain-containing protein — translation MKNFISFIAFVLLFFAPNFVLGCSEHHAKKELYDTKEQAEKEAIKSGCEGAHKMGNQWIPCNRN, via the coding sequence ATGAAAAACTTTATTTCTTTTATTGCTTTTGTTCTTTTATTTTTTGCACCTAATTTCGTATTAGGTTGCTCTGAACATCACGCTAAAAAAGAATTGTATGACACAAAAGAACAGGCAGAAAAAGAAGCTATTAAATCTGGTTGTGAAGGAGCACATAAAATGGGCAATCAGTGGATTCCATGCAATAGAAATTAA
- a CDS encoding c-type cytochrome produces MKNLFIIFLVTCIFLSATKSAKADGRSIFNSNCAACHLAGGNAVNPEKTLQQNALKQYLANYSTDGEAAIITQVTNGKGAMPPFSDRLNSFEISEVSSYVEAMSIEGWS; encoded by the coding sequence ATGAAAAATCTATTTATTATTTTTCTCGTTACTTGCATTTTCTTATCAGCCACCAAATCAGCAAAAGCCGATGGGAGATCCATTTTTAATTCAAATTGTGCTGCTTGCCATTTAGCTGGTGGAAATGCCGTCAATCCAGAAAAAACACTTCAACAGAATGCTTTAAAACAATATCTTGCTAATTACTCAACAGATGGAGAAGCTGCGATAATTACTCAGGTAACCAATGGAAAAGGTGCTATGCCTCCATTTAGCGATCGATTAAATAGTTTTGAGATCTCCGAAGTTTCCTCTTATGTCGAGGCAATGTCAATAGAGGGTTGGAGTTGA